The proteins below are encoded in one region of Candidatus Thiodiazotropha sp. LNASS1:
- a CDS encoding SURF1 family protein: MTSNTRQFRAQAIPTIIMVILTPLFIGLGLWQLDRAEQKRNQGSSLEMRRKQPPVSLNGPHPDAEQLRFRQVVAHGRYLIDKSVLIENRKHQGKTGFHLVTPLRLQGSGRTLLVNRGWIAHDQIDQALAAVDVGETLTVHGEVRIPQPPAIELKQKGAASADTTPRWPFLTLKHFRDWSGLDIAPFVVLQSPQDAHGFVRQWPHPRVSDIMHIGYAIQWFAFAIITLLIWIRLSLHKRDAKEVAV; encoded by the coding sequence ATGACCAGCAACACCCGTCAATTTCGCGCCCAGGCAATCCCCACAATAATAATGGTAATCCTGACGCCCCTGTTCATCGGACTCGGTCTCTGGCAGCTGGATCGTGCCGAACAGAAACGAAATCAGGGTTCATCGCTGGAGATGAGGCGTAAACAGCCTCCAGTCTCGCTGAATGGTCCCCACCCGGATGCCGAGCAATTGCGCTTCCGCCAGGTGGTGGCACATGGACGCTATCTCATCGATAAAAGCGTGTTGATCGAAAACCGCAAGCATCAGGGTAAGACAGGTTTTCATCTGGTCACTCCCTTGCGACTCCAGGGGAGCGGCAGGACGCTGCTGGTCAACCGGGGCTGGATTGCCCATGATCAGATTGATCAAGCCCTGGCTGCAGTCGATGTAGGTGAAACACTCACCGTCCACGGTGAAGTCAGGATCCCACAACCACCTGCCATCGAGCTCAAGCAGAAGGGTGCAGCAAGTGCAGACACCACGCCCCGTTGGCCATTTCTCACTCTGAAGCACTTCAGAGATTGGTCCGGCTTGGATATCGCTCCTTTCGTGGTGCTGCAATCTCCGCAGGACGCTCATGGTTTCGTCCGTCAATGGCCCCACCCACGCGTCAGTGACATAATGCATATCGGCTACGCCATTCAGTGGTTTGCGTTTGCCATCATCACCCTCCTGATCTGGATTCGTCTATCGCTGCACAAACGCGACGCAAAAGAGGTTGCAGTATGA
- a CDS encoding twin transmembrane helix small protein, giving the protein MDIIFKLPVLLVLAFIIFSLFQGMYYMAKDDGRNESTRVVRALTLRVVLSLLLFILLMVGYYFGLLQPHSLLPQ; this is encoded by the coding sequence ATGGACATCATATTCAAGCTACCGGTGTTGCTGGTATTGGCCTTCATTATCTTCAGTCTGTTTCAGGGGATGTACTATATGGCCAAGGATGATGGCAGGAACGAAAGTACCCGCGTGGTACGCGCGCTGACCCTTCGGGTTGTCCTCTCGCTTCTGTTGTTCATCCTGCTCATGGTTGGTTACTACTTCGGTCTTCTCCAGCCGCACAGCCTATTGCCGCAATAG
- a CDS encoding cytochrome c oxidase subunit 3, whose protein sequence is MSVKEHSGDYFIPDPSPWPIIGMVSLLTTLFGGVLAMNGVAIGSYIVTAGLLLFFFLLFGWFRDVIGENLNDCYNKQVDTSFRMGMFWFIASEVFFFLSFFGSLYYIRNIALPWLGGEGYLGVTNELLYNGFEAAWPSHGPGELGGDFQPMGAWGIPAMNTLILLTSGATITWAHWGLKLDNQKQLVWGLIATIALGLLFVALQAYEYGHAYSDLNLTLESGAYGSTFYMLTGFHGFHVTMGAVMLMAILGRSMKSHFSAHNHFAFEAVAWYWHFVDVVWLGLFVFVYWL, encoded by the coding sequence ATGTCGGTAAAGGAACACAGCGGGGATTATTTTATACCCGACCCCAGTCCCTGGCCTATTATTGGCATGGTATCACTGCTGACTACCCTGTTCGGTGGAGTACTGGCCATGAATGGGGTCGCCATCGGCAGTTATATAGTTACCGCCGGCCTGCTGCTGTTCTTCTTTCTGCTGTTTGGCTGGTTTCGGGATGTCATCGGGGAGAATCTGAACGACTGTTACAATAAACAGGTCGATACCTCTTTCCGCATGGGCATGTTCTGGTTCATTGCCTCGGAGGTCTTTTTCTTTCTAAGCTTTTTCGGCTCGCTCTATTATATCCGCAATATCGCCCTGCCCTGGCTCGGCGGCGAAGGCTACCTGGGGGTAACCAATGAGCTGCTCTATAACGGATTCGAGGCAGCATGGCCATCCCATGGTCCAGGTGAACTTGGCGGCGATTTCCAACCGATGGGCGCGTGGGGCATTCCGGCGATGAACACCCTGATCCTGCTCACCAGTGGTGCTACCATTACCTGGGCCCACTGGGGATTGAAACTCGATAATCAAAAGCAGCTGGTCTGGGGCCTGATCGCAACTATTGCCTTGGGCCTGCTGTTCGTAGCCCTGCAGGCTTATGAATACGGTCACGCCTATTCTGATTTGAATCTCACCCTGGAATCGGGCGCATATGGATCAACATTTTACATGTTGACCGGATTTCACGGCTTCCACGTTACCATGGGTGCGGTGATGTTGATGGCAATACTGGGACGCAGTATGAAAAGCCACTTCAGTGCCCACAACCACTTCGCCTTCGAAGCGGTTGCCTGGTACTGGCACTTTGTCGATGTGGTCTGGTTGGGGCTTTTTGTCTTCGTATACTGGCTCTGA